The stretch of DNA CCGATCCGCAGAAGGATTTCACCACCGTCAGCGTCACGCCGGTCAAGACCGATGTGGAACGGGCGGGCTGGATTCGTAAGCATATGACCAAAAGCCGCCGCGTTATGGTGTTCATTCATGGCTTCAACAACACCTATGAGGATTCGGTCTATCGTTTTGCGCAGATCATCCATGATTCCGGTGCGGATGTAGCACCTGTGATCTTCACGTGGCCGTCGCGCGCCAGCGTTTTCGATTATAATTACGACAAGGAAAGCACCAATTATTCCCGCGATGCACTGGAGCAGATTCTCAGGGCCATCGCGCGTGAACCCGAGGTCAAGGACATCACTGTCATGGCCCATTCGATGGGCAGCTGGCTGACGGTCGAGGCGCTGCGTCAGATGGCGATCCGTGACGGACGTGTGAATGGCAAGATCAATAACGTCATTCTCGCATCGCCTGATCTGGACGTGGATGTATTCGGCAAGCAGTTTCTGGCGATGGGCAAGGACCATCCCCGCTTTACGCTGTTTACGTCGCGTGATGACCGGGCACTTGCGGTGTCTCGGCGCATTTCCGGCAATATCGACCGCCTTGGCCAGATCGATCCTTCGAGCGAACCCTATCGCTCGAACCTTGAAAAGGCTGGGATCACCGTTATCGATCTCACGCAGCTTAAAGCCGGTGACGGTCTCAACCATGGCAAATTCGCCGCAAGCCCGGAAGTGGTACAGCTGATCGGCAGACGTCTGGTGACAGGACAGACCCTTACCGATTCCAATATTGGTATCGGCGACCGTCTTGGTGCCGTGGCGCTCGGGACGGCGCAAGGTGTGGGCAGTGCTGCCTCGCTGGTGGTAACGGCGCCGATTGCCGTGTTCGATCCGCAAACGCGAAGGACCTATGAAGAACAGATCGACCGTTTCGGCCGTGCTGTCGGTAATACGGTCGGGGCTGCTGTTACCCCGCAGTAAAAACCTTTCCTGTTGTCATAAGCGAGCTGAAGCTTTAGAGCGTCGTGCGATGAAGCCAGTCGTTAACAGGGAGAAACGGCATCGTGCAGATCGTTCACAGCATCGAGGAGCTGCGCAAGGCGCTTGAACCGTTGCGCAGGCAGGGCAAGCGCATTGGCCTTGTGCCCACCATGGGGTATCTGCACAAGGGACATCTTGAACTGGTGCGCCGGGCGCGGGATGAAAACGATGTGAGCGTGGTGTCGATCTTCGTCAACCCGCTGCAATTCGGCGCTAATGAAGATCTTGCCCGATATCCCCGCGATCTGGAACGTGACTCCACGCTTTTGCGCGATGCGCATGTTGATTTTATCTTTGCGCCCTCCGTCAGTGACATGTATCCGCGCCCGATGCTGACCGTGGTCGATGTGCCGAAACTGGGAAGCCGTCTGGAAGGCGAGGCGCGGCCTGGCCACTTTGCAGGCGTTGCGACGGTGGTCAGCAAGCTTTTCAACATCGTCGGACCTGATGCCGCCTATTTCGGGGAAAAGGATTTTCAGCAACTCGTCATCATCCGCCGCATGGCGGACGACATGGCGATTCCAGTGCGTGTGGTTGGTGTCGAAACTGTGCGCGAAGCCGACGATCTCGCCTGTTCATCGCGTAATGTCTATCTTACGCCGGAAGAACGGGTTGCAGCGCGCATTGTACCAAAAGCCCTTGATGAGGCAGAGCGGCTGCATCGTTCAGGTGTCAGGGATCCTGAACAGTTTGAAGAAGCGCTGCGGCGCTTTATCTCAACAGAACCGCTTGCGAAAGCCGAAGTCGTCGCGGTTTGCGATCCAGAAACACTAGAACGTGTAAAAGAAGAAGGCCCAATGCTTGTCGCTCTGTTCGTGCGCTTCGGCACCACGCGGCTTCTCGATAATCGCGTTGTCGGAAAGGTTTGATCATGAGTGCTGCGGTTCAACAAAAGCGGATGACGCCAAGGGCTATTGCTGCCCTCAAGGGCGAGCGCCCGATTGTCAGCCTGACTGCCTACACCACGCCGATTGCGCGGCTGCTTGATCAGCATTGCGACCTGCTGCTGGTGGGCGATTCGCTCGGCATGGTGCTTTATGGCATGGATTCGACCCTTGCCGTCACGCTTGAGATGATGATCGCCCACGGACAGGCGGTGATGCGCGGTACGCGCAATGCCTGCATCATCGTTGATATGCCGTTTGGTTCTTATCAGGAATCCAAGGAACAGGCGTTTCGCAATGCGGCGCGCATCATGGCCGAGACCGGCTGCGATGGCGTGAAGCTAGAAGGCGGTGCGGAAATGGCCGAGACTGTGGCGTTTCTCGTTCAGCGCGGCATTCCTGTATTTGGTCATATCGGTCTGATGCCGCAACAGGTCAATACGGTTGGCGGGTTTCGTTCGCTTGGCCGTAATGATGACGAAGCTGCACGCATCCGCCGCGATGCAAAGGCGATCACGGATGCAGGCGCGTTTGCACTGGTGATCGAAGGCACGCTGGAACCGCTCGCGCGCGAAATCACTGCAGCCCTTGCCATCCCCACGATCGGTATCGGCGCGTCAGCTGGTTGTGACGGGCAGATATTGGTATCGGACGACATGTTGGGGCTGTTCGAGGATTTCACACCGCGTTTCGTCAAACGCTTTGCGCATCTTGCGCCCCAGATTTCCGATGCGGCGAGTGCCTATGCGCAAGAGGTTCACGCACGGACATTTCCGGGGCCGGAACATGTGTTTGCGCCAAAACCAAAAAATTAGACGGTGAAATCTCCACCGCAGCGCGGGTAGCGCCTTGTCTTTATTCGTCAATCGCGTTCAATGACGGGAATGTTTTCCGGAGTGGCCGTGACCGACGATATTGCTCATACTGAACTGATTGCCGTGCTGGTTTCTGTAACCGGTGAACAGCCCCGTGTCATGACGGTGACGCATGGGCAATCACAGATCCGGGCGCTGCCCTCCGGTCCGTTTGAGACGGAGCATCGCTCGCTGCAATCGGGCCTGCGCGCATGGGTGCAGGCGGAAACGGCGCATCCGATTGGCTATCTGGAGCAGCTTTATACTTTTGCCGACCGTGACCGGCATCCGCAGGGCGAGCGCATCATTTCGATCAGTTATCTCGGCCTTGTTCATGAAAGCGATGCGGGATCAGGGCAGGCGGAGTGGCGCGGTTGGTATGACTATCTGCCGTGGGAAGATCATCGACAGGGTGAGCCTGCGATCATGGAGCACCTCAACAACGCGCTCCTTGTCTGGGCGCATCGCGCCGACACGAGGGCGCTGACGGCGCAGCGCCTGAGCCGCATTGCGTTTAATTTCGGTTTCGATGACGGGGAGCGCAGCGGACGCTGGAACGAGGATCTTGTTTTGCAGCGTTATGAGCTGCTTTATGAGGCGGGGCTTGTGGCAGAGGCGGGCATGACCGAAGACGAGAACGGTCGCGCCATGTTTGCCGATCACCGCCGCATTCTTGCAACCGCCATTGCGCGGCTGCGTGCCAAGATCAAATACCGCCCGGTCGTCTTTGAACTGATGCCTGAAAGTTTTACCCTGCTGCAATTGCAACGCACCGTCGAGGCGCTTGCTGGTTTGCGGCTGCACAAACAGAATTTCCGCCGCCTGATCGAGCAGCAGGATCTTGTCGAGGAAACCGGCGAGAGCGACAGCGAAACCGGTGGACGCCCGGCAAAACTATTCCGTTTTCGCTATTCCATCGTTGAGGAGCGCGCCCTTTCCGAACGCCATATGAGCGGAACCAAACTCCCTATTTCCCGCGATTGACTATATACTCGAATCGAGTATAACTTCGCAACCTTGATATGCTCTTTATGAGCATAAATGATTGTGGAGGTCAGTATGAACGAGCATGTCAGCCTATCGGGGCTCTATGACCGGGTGTCGAGCGTTATGCCGCGCGCGCAATGGCTGGGTTTCGAGGATGACGTTGCGGCGATCCTGCGTCTCAAGGAAGAGCGCAATGCCGTCATTCTGGCGCACAATTACCAGACCCCGGAAATCTTTCATTGTGTGGCTGATATTGTGGGCGACAGTCTGGCGCTGGCGCGAAAGGCAGCGGAAGTCGATGTCGACGTGATCGTGCTTGCTGGCGTGCATTTTATGGCCGAGACGGCCAAGCTGCTCAACCCCGGCAAGACCGTGCTGATCCCCGATATGGCGGCGGGCTGCTCCTTGGCGGATTCGATCACGCCCGAGGATATCGCGCTTTTGCGGCAAGCGCATCCGGGTGTGCCGATCATCACCTATGTCAACACATCGGCGGCAGTGAAGGCGGCATCCGACATCTGCTGCACCTCCGGCAATGCGAAGAAAGTGGTGGAATCGCTTGGCGTGCCGCGTGTGCTGATGATCCCGGACGAGTATCTTGCGCAAAATATTGCGCGTGAAACCGATGTCGAAATCCTCGCATGGCACGGACACTGCGAAGTCCATGAGCGCTTTACGCCCGATGATATTCGCGAATTGCGCGATGCGCATCCAGGCGTCATTGTTCTGGCGCATCCTGAATGCCCGCCGGAGGTGGTCGAAGTTGCCGATTTCGCCGGTTCAACGGCGCATATGTCGGACTATGTCGGCGCAAAAAAGCCGCAGCGCGTCGTGTTGCTTACCGAATGTTCGATGAGCGACAATGTGGCTGTTGATCATCCCGATGTGGAATTCATCCGGCCCTGCAATCTCTGCCCGCATATGAAGCGCATCACCCTTGCCAATATTCGTGAGGCGCTGGAGCAAAACCGCCATGCGGTGACAATTGACCCAGCAATCATGGAACCTGCGCGTCGTGCCGTCGAGCGGATGCTGGCCATATGAGCGACAGGCCGGTTCTCATCATCGGCAGCGGTGTTGCCGGACTGATGACGGCGCTCACCCTTGCGCCGCAGCCTGTCCAGCTGGTCACGGCAGGGACTCTCGGTCAGTCTGGTTCCAGCGCATTGGCGCAAGGTGGCATCGCCGCAAGTCTTGGGTTCCAAGATAGTCCGGCACAGCATCTTTCAGACACGCTTATGGCTGGTGACGGGCTTTGCGACAGGGGTGTGGCCGCAGACATTATCGGCGCATCGCCTGAGATCATTGCGGCGCTCGAAAGCCATGGCGTGCATTTCGACCGTAAGGCGGACGGCTCCTATGCGCTGGGTCTTGAAGCAGCCCATGGTCGTCATCGCATCGTTCATGTCGATGGCGATGCGACGGGTGCGGGCATCATGCGGGTACTTACACAAAAAGTATGGGCGGCGCCTAGCATTACGGTGATGGAAAACACCCTTGCCGTTGATCTCGTCAAACAGGACGGTCATGTGGTTGGCGCATGGTTGGAGGCAGTTGGATTTTTTACAGCCCGTGCCGTTGTGCTGGCGACAGGTGGCATGGGCGGACTTTATGCGGCGACAACCACGCCGCCCGGCAATCTGGGGCAGGGGGCCGCACTGGCCGGACGTGCGGGTGCAGTGCTTGCCGATATGGAGTTCATGCAGTTTCACCCGACCGCTTTGGCGGTCGATCTGCCGCGCCTGCCGCTGATCAGCGAAGCGGTGCGCGGCGAGGGCGCCATCCTCGTCAATCAGCACGGCCAACGTTTCATGGCCGATGTTGCGGGACAGGAGCTCGCGCCACGCGATGTTGTGGCACGCGCCATCGGCGCTGAAATTGCCCAAGGCAACAGAGTTTTTCTTGATGCGCGTGCAGCGCTCGGCAAGAACTTTACAAAGCGCTTTCCGGCAATCGATCATTTGTGCAAGGCGCATGGTTTTGATCCCGCCCATGACATGATCCCCGTGCGACCCGCCGCGCATTATCATATGGGCGGGGTCAGGGCGGATGCGTATGGCCGCACCAGTCTGCCTGGTCTCTGGGCGGTGGGCGAAGCAGCCGCAACCGGGCTGCATGGCGCAAACCGCCTTGCCAGCAATTCACTGCTCGAAGCAGCTTTCATGGGGCTTCGTGCCGCTCGCATGATTGCAGGAGAAGGCGCGGTCACCGCGCCGCTTCGTGGCTTTGGTTTTCGGCCACGCACTGCCAATTTGGCACTCATCCGCAGCGTGGTTTCCCGCCACCTTGGGCTTTTGCGCGATGCGGAAAGCTTGCGCTTGGCAATTTCCACGCTTCTGGCTTCGGCCAACAATGACGATGCCGCAGCTGTGGCGCTTGTGGCAGCCGTTGCAGCATTCGAGCGGTGCGAAACGCGCGGTGCCCATGCGCGGATTGACTATCCGCAGAAAAATGCCACGGCCCTGCGCAGTCACCTCACAATTGAAACCGCTTTCGCAAAGGCATGTGACATTGCTGCTTGCGAACGCCTGTCACGGAGCGCCTGATGAACCTGCCTCGCCTTTCTCCGCTTGTTATCGAACCTCTAGTCCGGGCGACGATTCTTGAAGATCTGGGTCTTGCGGGCGATATCACCAGCCATGCGGTGGTGCCGGAGGGTCATCGCTCGGCCATGCTGTTCACCTTGCGTGAGCCGGGTGTGGTTGCAGGCCTTGATGTCGCAGAAAGCGCCTTCCGGCAGGTTGATCCTGATCTGCGCTTTGAACGCGTTGCGCGCGATGGCGCAATGCTGGAGGCGGGCGCGGTGATTGCGCGTGTTGCAGGGGCTTCGCGGTCCATTCTGGCGGGCGAACGCACGGCGCTTAATTTTCTCGGGCTTTTGTCAGGCGTTGCCACTGCCACTGCCGGACTGGTCGAGGCCGTCAAAGGCACAAAGGCTTCGATCGTTTGCACGCGCAAGACCGTGCCGGGCCTGCGTGCCTTGCAAAAATATGCAGTGAGGGCAGGCGGCGGCATGAACCATCGCTTTGCGCTTTATGATGCGGTGCTGATCAAGGATAATCATATTGCGGTTGCAGGCAGTGTGCGCAAAGCCATCACGCAGGCAAAAACCAATGCCGGGCATATGGTGAAAATCGAGGTAGAAGTTGACACATTTGAGCAATTGCGTGAGGCACTGGAGGTGGGCGTCGATGTAGTGCTTCTAGATAATATGTCGCCAGAGCGTCTGCGCGAGGCCGTTGCCATCATCGATGGTCGCGCCATTGCGGAGGCATCCGGCGGCATCACGCCACAAACGGTGGCAGAAGTTGCTAAAAGCGGGGTTGACCTTATTTCAGTGGGCTGGATCACCCACAGCGCACCCAATCTCGATATCGGACTGGATTTTGAGTTTTGAGCAATGAAAAGGGGGCGGAGAGCCCCCTCTTGATGATCCTCTAAAGGCATTACTTCTCGACAAATGCCTTTTCGATAACGAATTCACCGGCCTGGCTCTGACTGCCTTCTTCAAGGCCGAGGCCTTCGAGAATCTGGCGCATGTCGGCCAGCATTTCGGGGCTACCGCATAGCATCATGCGGTCGGCTTCCTTGTTGAATTTCGGCAAGCCGAGATCCTCGAAAATCTTGCCCGAGGTGACGAGATCGGTGACACGGCCCTTGTTGCGGAATTCCTCACGCGTCACCGTCGGATAATAAACAAGTTTTTCGCGTACCATCTCACCCAGGAACTCGTCTTCCGGCAGTTCCTTGGTGATGAGATCGGCATAGGCAAGCTCGTTCACTTCGCGCACACCATGCACGAGGATGATCTTCTTGTAGCGCTCATAGGCCTCGATATCGCGGATGATCGACAGGAAGGGTGCCAAGCCGGTGCCGGTGGCAAGCAGCCACAGACTGTCGCCGGGAATGAGATTATCATAGAGAAGCGTTCCGACCGGCTTCTTGCCGACAATGAGCTTGTCGCCGACTTTGAGATGCTGGAGGCGTGAGGTCAGCGGTCCGTCCTGCACCTTGATCGAGAAGAACTCGAGCTGGTCGTCATAGACGCTGGAAGCCACCGAATAGGCACGCAGAAGCGGCTTGCCGTTGACTTCCAGCCCGATCATGACGAACTGGCCGCTCTGGAAGCGAAAACCCTGATCACGCGTGGCGCGGAATGAAAACAGCCTGTCGGTCCAGTGGTGAACGTCCAGAATGGTTTCCTCGTAGAAATTGCTGCTCATCTTGGAAATTGTCTCTGTCTCGCTTTGCACGGTATCCGCCTCATACGAAGCGAATGTCTTGGTCGCAATCATCGTCAATCATGGGGGGGATCGCGTCAGGCTGCCTCGTCTCAATCGCGCATCTGCTCTATCCGTCAAACAGCCTGCACATGGGTGGCTTCCGCGACTTCGTGATTAGCTGGCGGGGGCGAAAAACCGTCCCACGCCAAGCTGGCGATTACGGACATGGGAATAATCCTTCTATCTCCTGACTTCAAGAGCTAATCAGGCGCATTAGCCGCGCACTTAATGGGAAATCGAGACTAGCCTCAAGCAACCATTTTCCAATCACTGCCCCTTTTGGGGTATGTTGTGCCACTCAGCGCGCGCTTCTGATGAGGGCGATTGCAGAAATGAGCGCAATCGTCGACATGGCGGCGAAAACGATGAATAGCCAGAGTGCGGCATTGGCCGTACCGGCAAAACCGCCGGGATTGCTTAAACCCGCAAGATTGGCCACCATGCCCGCTGACGCGGCCCCCATGGCCGTGGTGAAAAGCTGCACGGTGGTGAGTGAAGCCGAGGCCAGATTCTGGTCGGCTTTGTCGGCGCGTTTAAAAATGCGGGTCAGAAGATGCGGCCATGTCATGCCGACGCCAAGGCCTACCAGCACCATGGCAAGACATATCGGCAAAAGATCGCTCCAATGGCCAGCACTTCCCATTGGCACCAGCATGGCAAGGGTGGTCATGCCGACAATGCCCATGATGGGGGCAGCAATTATGATGCGATTGACACGTGCAGCCGTCACCCCCGACGCACTGATGGAGCCGAGTGTCCAGCCCGCACCCATGATCGCAGCAAGATAGCCTGCCACCAGCGGCGACTGGTTGTGCAGAACCTGAAAGAACAACGGTGTGAAAACTTCGGAACTGGTGACAGACGCGCCAAGAAAACTCATCGTGAGATAGAGGGCGCCAAGGCGGCGGATGTTGAATGACCCGGCAGGCAGAATGCGCTGTGAGGCTCGCTGTTCAACAAGGAAAAGCAGCAGCAGCACCGCGAAAGCCAGAAGTAAGCCTGCAATGTTCCATATGGGCGCGGAAGAAAGACTGGCTGCTGAAACGATAAGCACGGCAGCGGTCAAGAGAATGAGTTGCGGCCATGCCAGCCGGTCTTTGGTTTCCGTTTCGCCCGCGCTTTTGGGCAGGATGAGAGTGGCCATGATCGCGAAAATGCCGATCACTGGCACCAGCGACCAGAAGGCGGCGCGCCATACACCGAGTTCGGCAAAAATGCCACCGATGGCCGGACCCACCAGTGTGGCAACACCCCACATGCCCGAGACGAGTGCAATGGCACGCGGCCACAGCGCCTCGGGAAAGACAATGCGGATCATCGCATAAGAAAGCGCCAGCATCATGCCGCCGCCCAATCCCTGAACTGTGCGCCCGCCAAGCATGACAGGCATGGATGGTGCCAGCCCGCATATCAGCGTCCCTGTGGCAAAGATGATGGCCGCCAGCAGATAGGCATTGCGCGGACCCATTTGCGAAAGAAGCTTTGGCACCAGCGCCGAGCCGAGGATGGAGGCGGCCACAAAAAGCGCCGTGTTCCAGGCGTAATAATCCATGCCACCAATATCGGCGACAACGGTCGGTAATATGGTCGTTGCAATGAAAACATTGATGGCGTGAAGGGCGACGCCGCCCACCAGCGTTAACGAGCGGATTGCGTTTTTGCCCGCAAACAATTCTCCCCAGCCTGCTGTCGCAGTCGTGGTCGGAATATCATTCTGCATTTTTCTCTTGGTCCTATCCCGCATTTCAGAGGCAAGTTGATGCTTGCTGTCCGCACGCGCTATTCTCCCTATAGGATGCTTTTCTGGACATGAAAATGGGGCGAAGGGATAAGTAACGCCAATATGAACAGGCATGATCAAGCTTGGTATCCGGGAATTTTCATAAAATGGCCGCGCCAGATTTGTGTTTCTGTCACAAGCTTCCTATAAGCCTGTCTTGATAATGGCTTTCAAAGCCTGACCCCCGCGCCCGAAAGCCTTGCTGGCACGGGGCCGATTTTCCCGAACACGCCGGAACGTTCATGATTGAGACGCCCTATTACCTGATCGACAAGACGAAGCTGAAGCGCAACATGGAAAAGATCGCCTATGCGCGCGAGACATCCGGCGCAAAAGCGCTGCTGGCGCTCAAATGTTTTGCCACATGGTCTGTGTTCGATTTCATGCGCGAATATATGGACGGCACCACATCATCATCGCTCAATGAGGTGCGACTGGGACACGAGAAATTCGGAGGCGAAACCCACGCCTATAGCGTTGCTTACGCGGATAGTGAAATCGACAATGTAATTTCGCATGCCGACAAGATCATCTTCAATTCCATCAGCCAGCTGACCCGCTTTGCCGACAAGGCGTCAGGTATCAAGTGCGGGCTTCGGCTTAATCCCGGTGTTTCGACATCGAGTTTCGATCTCGCCGATCCGGCGCGACCGTTCAGCCGGTTGGGCGAATGGGACGTGGAAAAGATCGAAACAGTCATGGAGCGGATTTCCGGTTTCATGATCCATAACAATTGTGAAAACGCCGATTTCGGCCTGTTCGATCAGGTCTTGACCGATATCGAACAAAAGTTCGGCAGCCTGCTCACCCGTGTGGAATGGGTGAGCCTCGGCGGCGGTATTCATTTTACCGGCGATGATTACCCGCTCGATGATTTTTGTGCGCGGCTGAAAGCCTTTTCGGAAAAATTCGGCGTACAGGTCTATCTGGAGCCAGGCGAAGCGTCGATCACCAAAACCACGACGCTGGAAGTCACCGTGCTCGACACGCTCTATAATGGCAAGAATCTTGCCATTGTCGACAGTTCCATCGAAGCCCATATGCTCGATTTGCTGATTTATCGCGAGAGCGCAAAGATGGCGCCGAATGATGGTGAGCATCGTATTATGGTCTGCGGCAAATCCTGCCTTGCCGGCGATATTTTTGGCGAATTCAATTTCGAACAAGAATTGAAAGTCGGCGACCGGCTCTCGTTTGAGGATGCGGCCGGTTATACGATGGTCAAGAAAAACTGGTTCAATGGCGTGAAAATGCCATCAATTGCCGTGCGTGAACTCGACGGCACGATCAAGCTTATCCGTGATTTTGATTATGCGGATTTTGAAGCGGCTCTTTCCTGAGCCGGAGTGAAAACATGAAAATGCGGGAAACCGCTGGAAGAGGAAGCATCGACAGAAAATGAAGAAGAACATTCTCATTATCGGCGCCGGGGGCGTTGCACAGGTTGTCGCGCACAAAGCTGCGCAGAACTCTGACCTATTGGGTGATATCCATATTGCGTCCCGCACGGTTGAGAAATGCCGCAAGATTATCGAGAGCGTGCGCGAGAAGAACAGTCTCAAGACAGAGGTAAAACTCGAAGCGCATGCATTGGACGCCATGGATGTTGAGGCCACGAAGGCACTGATCCAAAAAACCGGCGTTCAGATCGTCATCAATGTCGGCTCGGCCTTCCTCAATATGTCGGTCTTAAGAGCCTGTATCGATACGGGCGTTGCCTATCTGGATACAGCGATCCACGAAGATCCAAAGAAGATCTGCGAGACGCCGCCATGGTACGGCAATTACGAATGGAAGCATCTCGAAGAGTGCAGAGAGAAGGGCATTACCGCCATTCTGGGCGTGGGCTTTGATCCGGGCGTGGTTAACGCCTATGCACGTCTGGCAGCCGATGATTATCTTGATGAGGTAAAATCCATCGATATCGTCGATATCAATGCTGGGAGCCACGGTAAGTGGTTTGCGACCAATTTCGACCCGGAAATCAATTTTCGCGAATTCACCGGCACCGTCTATTCCTGGCAAAACGGTCAATGGCAGTCGAACAAGATGTTCGAGATCGGCCAGACCTTTGACCTGCCGGTGGTGGGGCCCAGCAAGGCCTATATGACCGGCCATGACGAGGTGCATTCGCTTTCCAAGAATTACCCCCATGCCGATGTGCGTTTCTGGATGGGTTTTGGCGACCACTATATCAATGTCTTTACGGTGCTGAACAATCTCGGCCTTCTGTCCGAACAGCCCGTGAAGACAGCGGAAGGGCTGGAAGTCGTTCCGCTGAAAGTCGTCAAGGCTGTATTGCCGGATCCCGCTTCACTTGCACCCGATTACGAGGGCAAGACCTGCATTGGCGATATCGTCAAGGGGGTGAAGGACGGCAAGGAAAGCGAAGTCTTCATCTATAATGTCGCCGATCACAAGCAAGCCTATGAGGAAGTAGGAAGCCAAGGTATTTCCTATACCGCAGGTGTTCCGCCTGTCGCAGCCGCCATCCTGATCGCTTCCGGCGAATGGGATGCAAAGTGCATGGTCAATGTGGAGGAGCTCAACCCAAAACCGTTCCTGCATATCCTGAACCAGATCGGCCTGCCTTCGCGCATCAAGGATGAGAAGGGCGACCGGGCTCTCGATTTTTCGTGATGGTATAGCATTCCTACATGAAAAGCCCCGCTTTTGCGGGGTTTTTTTGTTAGCACCTTATAGATGCCTTTGACTTGGGAGTGCATGAGTTCCGGAAAGGGTTTTTAATGCGTCGCTCGGATGGAGGTTGTCATGAAAAAATATGTCATGCCTTTGATTATTGGTGCCGTATTCTTAAACAGTGTGGGAGCCTATGCCAAAGTTGTCCCGGCTTCTGCTCCGATGAGTTATCCAATATCAGCGCCTGCGGGCGGCCATGCCCCAAAAATCCTGAAAGTTTTGTCGCAGGGAAATAAGAAGCCCATGGTCGCACCGCTGGGCGCTTTTTGTGGCTTTGATGATTCCGATACCTGTTTAATCTATTGCTATGTTTGCACCTTATGTAGTGCTCCCGGGGAGAAAGACCGGTGGTCTGGTGAAGACTGTCACGCGCCACAGCAATGATTGCTGTCCTTTTCGTACCTGCGTTGGGAGCTGCAGTGAGATACATTGGGTGTTAATCTGATCCGGTTGGTTCGTGC from Brucella sp. BE17 encodes:
- a CDS encoding saccharopine dehydrogenase family protein translates to MKKNILIIGAGGVAQVVAHKAAQNSDLLGDIHIASRTVEKCRKIIESVREKNSLKTEVKLEAHALDAMDVEATKALIQKTGVQIVINVGSAFLNMSVLRACIDTGVAYLDTAIHEDPKKICETPPWYGNYEWKHLEECREKGITAILGVGFDPGVVNAYARLAADDYLDEVKSIDIVDINAGSHGKWFATNFDPEINFREFTGTVYSWQNGQWQSNKMFEIGQTFDLPVVGPSKAYMTGHDEVHSLSKNYPHADVRFWMGFGDHYINVFTVLNNLGLLSEQPVKTAEGLEVVPLKVVKAVLPDPASLAPDYEGKTCIGDIVKGVKDGKESEVFIYNVADHKQAYEEVGSQGISYTAGVPPVAAAILIASGEWDAKCMVNVEELNPKPFLHILNQIGLPSRIKDEKGDRALDFS
- a CDS encoding MFS transporter, encoding MQNDIPTTTATAGWGELFAGKNAIRSLTLVGGVALHAINVFIATTILPTVVADIGGMDYYAWNTALFVAASILGSALVPKLLSQMGPRNAYLLAAIIFATGTLICGLAPSMPVMLGGRTVQGLGGGMMLALSYAMIRIVFPEALWPRAIALVSGMWGVATLVGPAIGGIFAELGVWRAAFWSLVPVIGIFAIMATLILPKSAGETETKDRLAWPQLILLTAAVLIVSAASLSSAPIWNIAGLLLAFAVLLLLFLVEQRASQRILPAGSFNIRRLGALYLTMSFLGASVTSSEVFTPLFFQVLHNQSPLVAGYLAAIMGAGWTLGSISASGVTAARVNRIIIAAPIMGIVGMTTLAMLVPMGSAGHWSDLLPICLAMVLVGLGVGMTWPHLLTRIFKRADKADQNLASASLTTVQLFTTAMGAASAGMVANLAGLSNPGGFAGTANAALWLFIVFAAMSTIALISAIALIRSAR
- the nspC gene encoding carboxynorspermidine decarboxylase, producing MIETPYYLIDKTKLKRNMEKIAYARETSGAKALLALKCFATWSVFDFMREYMDGTTSSSLNEVRLGHEKFGGETHAYSVAYADSEIDNVISHADKIIFNSISQLTRFADKASGIKCGLRLNPGVSTSSFDLADPARPFSRLGEWDVEKIETVMERISGFMIHNNCENADFGLFDQVLTDIEQKFGSLLTRVEWVSLGGGIHFTGDDYPLDDFCARLKAFSEKFGVQVYLEPGEASITKTTTLEVTVLDTLYNGKNLAIVDSSIEAHMLDLLIYRESAKMAPNDGEHRIMVCGKSCLAGDIFGEFNFEQELKVGDRLSFEDAAGYTMVKKNWFNGVKMPSIAVRELDGTIKLIRDFDYADFEAALS